The window CGTCAAAACATGCTGCTCATGCATGCGATGGGACCCAACGTCGCCGGAGTCATTGGATCCGCAGTCGCCGCCGGGATTCTCATTTCATTGCTCGGCTGATCTTGCCAGCTTCCAGCTTGCAAGACGACCATCCGTGAAGCGACTCCATCCGCTGCGCCCTTACTTCCGACGAACCGTTGCCACAAAGCCGCCGGACGCCAAGGGAACTGTGCCCCGTGCCGGGGCGATCATGGATTGCTCGACGCCGTTGGTTTTGTTTGATCGAGAATGTCCATTCGCCTGCTGCGCGAGGGAGAACAGGTCGATGAATTGCAAATCAAGACAGGCAACGAATCCCAGGCCAGCCCAGAAGGGCTTACCGAGTTGCTGCTTGATGCGGGTGGCGGTCACCGCCGCAATTGGCAAGACTCAACGTTGCCTACCCTGCTTCAATGGGCCAACCCAAGGACATCCTATTTTCAACTGCTGGCAGACGTGCTGGATGAAGCGGACACATCGGAACAGGGGCGCATTCTGCAGTACGTGTGCGCGAGACGGGACGTTTCTGGCGGCGCAATCAAGCCGCTTGTCCAGTGGATCGTGAAGAACGCGCCGCTGAAGGAACGTCAAGACACAATCGAACTGAGCCGGCTACCTGACGCTTTTTCGACCCCTCGAATTCATCAAGAATTTTTTGTGCCAGCAAAGATTCGATTGGCCGACCGCCCCAATGAGTTCATGGAGACGTTGTCGCTTGCCTACCTCGCAGCTTCGACTTGCACCGTCGAAGACCGAACGAAATGCTTCGAATTGCTTCGGGATCTCTCGATCCCAAAATGAAAAGTTATGCCCAGCGTATCATTGGTCGCTATGATAAGAATCAGGATGGATTGCTCACCGAAGATGAATACTCCCAGATGCTGATGTCGCCTCACGACGCTGATCGAAACAAGGACGGAAAAATTGAGCTCGACGAATACGCCCGTTGGATGTCC is drawn from Novipirellula artificiosorum and contains these coding sequences:
- a CDS encoding EF-hand domain-containing protein is translated as MKSYAQRIIGRYDKNQDGLLTEDEYSQMLMSPHDADRNKDGKIELDEYARWMSERAKK